TTAAGAGAGATATCAGTTGCTTTTGGGATAGTTACTTGTGCAACCTTCATTGTTTGAGTTTCAACAGCCTTGCTGGAATCAGTTTTGTCAGTCTTATAGATTGAGAATACAGAGTCAGTGTTAGTGAATTGGAGATTTTCAGCAGTGACTGGCAATTTATCAGTAACATCAGCAGCAATGAACATTGTGCATGGCTGATTAACACTAACCTTCATATTGTGTAGTTCTGGGGAAGATGATGACTTAAGCATCTTTAAGCCTTCAAATCCAGATGGTAAGTCAGCAATGAAATGGGTATTACTATCCTTGTGAGCAAATTCTCCATTTCTTAAAGTAGAGATCTCATAAAATACTGGGTTAACACCTGAAAGTTTCAATGGTTGTCTTGGATTTCCAGTATAGAAGTATGAACTTGGGATAACCTGCtcttgaatatttgaagtCTTCCacattaatttaattgagGCAATATCTGGATTTTTATATCTAAGATGACTGCTATGGAACATCTCAACTCTAATTCTATACTTTTGCCCACCAACTAATTCTTGAGCTACTGAAGTAACTTTAACTGGGCCATCATGTCTTGcatccaataataatggaacAGCTCTCTCAGAGGAGGCATCCCCAGAGGAAGGTTGTGGCATTCTGTCGATAATGATTGCTCTTCCACCCAAGAATAATCTTGCTCCACAATCAGCTTCAATGCTGAAGTAGTATCTTCCAGACTCAGGAGCAAGTAAAAATCCGTCCCATCTGATGGAAAATTGCTGATTTGGAACACCCTCAATCGGGTCCTTTGAAATATACAtcatattaatatttctatcaTTTCTATAATTTCTTGGAGCACCATCAAACTTTGGATTGTCATAATATGACCCTCTTAAACCATCTGGGAAAGGAATATCTTCATATCCTGGTAACAACTCACAGTTTTCTGGTCTGCTCAAAGCAAAGTCACGATCTCTTACGATatctttttctaattcatcAATGCTTGTTTTTAAAACATCAACCTTTGTAATTGATTCTTCAATCTTATTCAGGCAATGCTGACCTTTCTGAATTAATGACTCAATATTGTCCAATCTACTGCTTACTATTGATTGCTGAGAACCACAAGTACTGTTGTATCTCTCAAGCAAGTCTGTTAATCTTGAAGCTTGGTTATCTAATTGATTTGCAATCTTAGCTGATTCTCTTGCCTTGACTTCAAAAATCTCATTTGCCTTTGTACGGAGCATATCATAGTTCACAACAGGTAAGCAGTAATTCCAGTTCTTTGAACCTTGGGATGCTACCTGTGGCTCAACATAACACCACTCTCTTCCAGAAGTCCCATCTGGAGACTTTGCTATTGTACAATCTGTATATGTCTGGAAATCCTGTACAAATACTGCAGAACAGAGTCTTCCATCTACTGTTCTCCTAAATTGTTGTCTATACTGAGCAAGCTCCTGAAGAAGCTGCGAAGTTGGTGCTTGTTGAGTTGTTTGGCTCAAAGCATTTCCTGCCAATAATATGAAGCTTAGGCCTTTAAATACACCCTTGAATTTCAACATTTCTtccttttttattttgaaactCTCAAGATGAGAatatttcttgtttttaaaaaatatattttcaaaaactaTTACTTTTACTATCCTGTAATTGCATGCGTGGGGACCATATTTGCATATACCGTCTTTATTGGCATGCATACTTGCAAATTTGCATGCGCACTTGTCCACAtgcttaatattaatttaattaaaatatatatgaaattccaatatataaatttcaaagtttTATTTGTTAGTTAAAAGAGgtaaaatttcaatattaaccctactttgattttttttttttataatttaaatttaaaaattctatTTATAGTTAATACTAAAAAGGATATAAATATAGATATATgttattttatttagaaatatcTGGATACTTTGATTAATTGAACCAATTTATgccttatttttttattaacaaaaagCATAAAACGGCCAAAACAAGCAAAGCCCCAAACCCTAAAACCAAATAAAATGTATTACTAGACAAGAACGATTGCAGACTGTTTGGAGGTTTTCCACTGAAGACGATTTGTCTTCCTAGCTGTAACTCTCTGCTAACCTCTCTTGGCACCTTCCTGCTA
This Cryptosporidium parvum Iowa II chromosome 7, whole genome shotgun sequence DNA region includes the following protein-coding sequences:
- a CDS encoding CpFNPA, extracellular protein with a signal peptide, FN2 domain and an anthrax toxin-N-terminus like domain. starts at second Met with signal peptide following, whose translation is MLKFKGVFKGLSFILLAGNALSQTTQQAPTSQLLQELAQYRQQFRRTVDGRLCSAVFVQDFQTYTDCTIAKSPDGTSGREWCYVEPQVASQGSKNWNYCLPVVNYDMLRTKANEIFEVKARESAKIANQLDNQASRLTDLLERYNSTCGSQQSIVSSRLDNIESLIQKGQHCLNKIEESITKVDVLKTSIDELEKDIVRDRDFALSRPENCELLPGYEDIPFPDGLRGSYYDNPKFDGAPRNYRNDRNINMMYISKDPIEGVPNQQFSIRWDGFLLAPESGRYYFSIEADCGARLFLGGRAIIIDRMPQPSSGDASSERAVPLLLDARHDGPVKVTSVAQELVGGQKYRIRVEMFHSSHLRYKNPDIASIKLMWKTSNIQEQVIPSSYFYTGNPRQPLKLSGVNPVFYEISTLRNGEFAHKDSNTHFIADLPSGFEGLKMLKSSSSPELHNMKVSVNQPCTMFIAADVTDKLPVTAENLQFTNTDSVFSIYKTDKTDSSKAVETQTMKVAQVTIPKATDISLKVNESKPFILFFKQHPTEASLATTQCSERKLLSTDAFVESVKSSSSQSPEYDGIYALKGKNRDEPFGAWKTSVGNTIGESITIKFKQPVEVTDFQYIPLDNPSMWPASLTMYIKQQVDEMHETNVQEKFTLAHTASLNAHKYMLQYPLTAKEVKIEVSQMFVDSTQTGGSFMIYGKSCTKDTTSTTTSTE